GTATACCCTTGATCCAAGCGCAGTCTATCAATATGAAGTGCGCATAGTTGGTTTTGAGCATCAGAAGTCCATCATTGGTATCTTTGACATTGTCCGATACTGGTATGTCGTccaagttgtcaataaaatatgcaaaaccgtgagggtcattaatttgatcatcgttaGTGTTGAGAGCACTGTCATGGTTATGGTCAGTAATTTCCATATGGGAGTCGAATTGTTGAGTGCACGTATAGTATTCAGCGTCCGTGAGCaagtcggaactgtcgtcgttatcAGAGGTGGGCGGGAGGGGTGAGGGGGGAGGGAAACAGGAGTGTAAGGAAGGGTTCGTCGGCCTGGAAGTAGCGGGGGGTATCCCCTAGCGGGACGCGGAGGCCCGACAGGGGGAGCATGATGACGTCAGTgggtgggggtggaggtggAATCGGACGAGGTGCTGCAGGTTTAGTCGGACGTTCCGATTCCTTTCGGAGATGGCGGCGGGGGGGGAAATCCAGATGTGGAAGGGACAGGGTCAGGGAGGTTAGTATAAACGGGTGGGGGTGTAATGCAGGGGCGCGCAGTGGCAGGAAGCGGAGGGTCGAGGCGGCAAACGGTGATACTTATttccgaattttcaaaaacataatGGATCATTCTGCGTACCGCGCTCCATTCTAATTTGTCGAGTTTGCATCCTATAAAAGGTATCGAGACGGATGTTACGCCATCTTCTTGCAAGGTTTTCCTAAAGTTAACcaaggtgtcaaaaaaaacgtggggcaAAGGTTTGTCACTGTATTTGGACTTTGTAACTAGGTTATAGATTTTCCGGTTTCCATGTACCAcagaaataacgtcagtcacagtcgggtcgaattctctaagttgttcgcggtttatgaatttacgttctgtcagttctgaagcgattccttttgacatttggcagtcagctgatatgcaatgagccaagttatccttttgctgtaatgggtcagcttttattcctttgatacgtctattacgcatgaaaggaaaagtttcgctttctATGAGGAAATCGCTATAAGAAGGGCCCGGCGAATCGGTGGCTGGACAAAAGTCATCGGTTCCTGATTCAGTTTCTGGGGTCTGTCAGTCATCCGAGCTAAGGAAAGAATCTGACAAATAGCTCAGGTATGGTCTTTTATGAGGCCCaggatttgttgaagaatttgtttcgcgatggCGTTCGGGTTGGCGATGTACTGGGATCGGTGCCGGGGTAACGAGGGGGGGTTTGAGCAACGGAGTTTCTTTATCGCTGAACTCATCGTCGGAGAaatcagaggaatcagaggaaacagaggaatcagaggagTGTATCATCTTACAAggttgtgagattttagggtgtttcagcGGAGCTGGGTTGGTGGACTCGTCTGTGGTCTGTCGAGGGCGTCTGGGGTACTGATGAGTCGTTTTAGtgcgtttttttggtttatcgctAGAGGCTTCAGTCGTTGGACGGTGGCGTTTTGCATCTGTGGGAAGAATTTGAGCGGTGTCGGGCGGTGCGTTCCTGGACAGAGCATCAGCgttggtattagattttccggacttgtgtttcgtatcgaagtcgtactctgccagttctaagctccatcgtcataaacgggaattaggcttcttgacgctttttacccatttgagtggctcgtggtctgttactaaagtgaacttctgaccatagatgtaggggcggaagtgattcatactccagtaggcggctaagaattctttatcaGGTATCGAATAGTTTAATTCAGCGGGCTTGAGGGCTCGGGATGCGTATGCTACCGGTAGGTCGGCACCGTCTTTGTCTTGACTGAGAACTGCacctatcgcgaattttgacGCGTCTGTAGTGAGCGTGAATGGTTTGTCGAAGTCCGGGTGTTGTAGAATtggttctttgcataaacaatCGCGTGAGGGTTCAAAGGCAGACTGGTGTTCGGACGTCCAGATGAAAAGGGTATCCTTCTTCGTTGAATTGTTAAGGCATTcagcaatttttccaaaatttggaacaaatcttcggtaATAACCTAAAAGGCCAAGGAACTGTCCAACATTTTTGGGACTTTTGGGGACAGGATACCCTTTTACAGCTATTAATTTACCAGGGTCAGGTTTTACTCCCGACTCAGTCATGAGGTGTCCGAGGTAAACGACTTCCTTGCGCAAGAATTCGCTCTTGTCTGGCTGTAGAGTTAAACCAGCAGCGGTTAGTCGCTTtattaatttccgaaatttaatttcatgttcttgcaagtttcgaGCGTAAATAACTATGTCATCTAAATATACGAACATCTCGTTGCCTTGTAGGCCCAGAAGGACTTGGTCCATGAGCCTTTGAAACGTGGCGGGGGCGTTCTTTAGTCCGAAGGGcatacgagaaaattcataatggccTCTTGGAgtcgaaaatgcagttttcgtgCTGTGATCCGGATGCATaggaatttggtggaacccggaagcaaggtcgaatgtggaaaagtattcagctgagccaagctggtcaaggatttccgtgatatcgggcatggggtatgcgtcgccgactgttttttcgttaagttttctgtagtcgattaccatacgccatcgtttattgccgtcACTATCCGGTTTTTTTGGAACACATAAACGGGCATCGAGCTCAcacgattcacgaatttttcccaaccgtTCCATCGGGATATAAGATTGTCGAAGTGCCTACCTACGTCATTTACCTGCTAATCGCCGTACAGTCGATACATCAGTTACAGCTGAGAATAGTCGACCAAGACGACgagctgattaattttcgcggCGAAACGATTACTGTACGTTTACATGTGAAATCACTCAAATAATGGGAATCGTGTTTGAGACGAGAAAGTTgggcaaaagttataaaactGAAACGTCATGGCCAAAAATCATCAGTCGCCCGACACCTCTGACAACGTTTACACCGCCCACGAGACTGACACCTCTGAACGTCCGGTTTTTCCAGAGCCTGGGTCTTcgattacgtggaaattttagaaaagaagaattcctgttcgctgcatcctgtgtgtgttaccatggaagaaataataagaatacacaaacctgtggtattcgacgaatcgatcgcgcactctgagattcatgcttatcagccgtttgcatcatccaccttccagaacaacgatgaaatccatattgttgttcaacatcaagacttgtgtctactgcccagtaaaagctctctacacattcatggaaaaatcacaaaggatGACGGTGTGGCTGTGGTGACGgttacgaaattgatcaatatggccgtttgtcatttgtttgaggaagttcgctacgagttgaacggtgtagagattgatcggaataaaaatgtttgcatCACCAGCACTATGAAGGGTTACGTATCCTTGACTCCAGGCCAGCAATATAGTCTGGAGAATACCGGGTGGTTAAGTGGGGATAAGGAACCTACCGATGCCgctggaaatttcgatgttgttttACCGTTAAATTATGTGCTAGGCTTCGCCGAAGATTATCGTCGAGCCATCGTCAACGCTAAACACGAGTTAATTCTCACACGTTCCAACACTGATTTGAATGCTGTGATTCAGAGCTCGGTGacggaaaactttaaaatcacccTGAATAAAATCAAGTCGTTGTTGCCCTACATCAAACTGGCGgataaaccgaaaatccagctactcaactacatcgccaaggatccggccatatccatgagttttcgttcttgggaaacgtacgtgtatccAATGCTCCCATCAACAACGCAGCATATATGGTCAGTCAAGACATCGACGCAGCTTGAGAAGCCGAGATATGTCGTTCTaggatttcaaactgcaaggagaaacgagccgctgaaaaatgctggcgtatttgatcattgtcggatcagagatgtaaaactcttcctcaacttacagtgctatccctacggaaatatgaatcttgatatatacaataatcaatacgccattctctatgatatgtatgttcggtttcaaatgagctactataacaaagaagctgagcctttgTTATCGAGGCGTGAATTCATAACCAAGCTCCtcttatcgtcatcgattgctccaagcagaacgaaacattgaacactggacctgtggacattcgattggaatttgactgtAGCATTACGTTCCCACCACACACTTCTGCTtactgcatgatcttgcatgatcgcattgttgaatataatccgattagtggtactgttaaaaaattggtataagtcaattttggaataatgatatgtttaattaatatggatattgaaaataatatgtataattcactcgttaaaatttagaataagataatttagaatagaataagaaaactaaatgtaattgatgttgaataaaaaaattgttaaaagcattcaaaacgcctttttaaaccttccttcaggggtcatttcctggaattttttcaatagatctagcgggttcttaccctatccgatttatgtgcggctttccggcgccaaacaagtcctgacaggaattatttagtgtgtgtgtgtgtgagtgtgtgtgtgtgtgtgtgtgtgtgtgtgtgtgtgtgtgtgtgtgtgtgtgtgtgtgtgagagtgtgtgtgtgtgtgtgtgtgtgtgtgtgtgtgtgcgcgcgtgtgtgtgtgtatgtgccAAATCCCTCGAGAATAGCCATCTTGCGGCCGCGAAAATGATCAacggggcgggggggggggggtgtagtgCCACGGATTCGCGGGGCGGCGAGGGCGGAGAGGGGGGAGCGATGGGAGGCGAGGGGGGCGAGGGGGGAGAGTGGGAagcgaggggggaggggggagggggggtggTCCGGAACTCTCATAACTACACTACTTTTGTGCGGCTCTTGGGCTTCGGTTTGGCGAGGAAGGTCTTTCCAAACTTTGTTTCGCTCACTCTGAAGATGGACGTCGGAGGCCCAGGGAGGATTTGGCCTCTCTCGGAGGTGGCATTGGGTGTCTCGCTCGACACTCACTTGCTGATTGTGTCGGGGAAGCTAGAGATCGGATAGCTCGGGCGAGGCTCGTTGGTGCGATTCGGAATACGGAGCTCCGGTGTCATCTGGGGCTCGCGGCTCCAGCTTTTCTCCATGAAGCAATTATTAAGGGCTTAGAATTAGAAGCCATAAACGAGGCGGATTTAGGTTCGCGTCAACTTCATCGATTAAGCCTAGCTGaaccttcagaaaattctCCGTCCCATCCTTCAGTCAATCAGCCCAGCTCAGATTCTCTcccaggaaggaaaaatagtgaCTTCTCTCGTTACTACAATAGATCAAACTTCGATCGGCCTGTCTCAGAGTGCCAGTTTTGCGGCGTAAGGGGACATATCGCGAAGAATTGTTTCAAACCCGACCGTCAGTTGAATACTGCGGAAAATTCGTGGCGCAATAATGCCTCCAAGAGAGCACCCTCTAATCCGGTTTGGGTAGCGCAACCTTCTGTTCctcagaattcgggaaactagctaccgatgtttcgaaagggcggatatcatcggtttcttccaagttccttAGCCCTATTGCTTTACAATTCGTGGTTAGAGGTCTGCGTCGTACCGACCTATATGCTAAAGGTTCTGTTAATGGACTAGGCTGTTTGTGGGTGATAGATACCGGAGCCGAGGTTTCCGTTGTTCGTCCTAATATGATTTCGTCTCTTGCTTCAATTAATCCTTctgtgtcagtttttgtgagcactTTTCAGGTTGTTTACCGAACAGCCTTTTTCTTCCGACCTTTCCCGATTGCTAAGGATGACTGGTGGCCTTCATTTTGAAGAATAACACGAAATCAATGAGacaagatcgtttcttttcttttcaataaatatttaattcatcTTATTCGtgcattttctcaaattcacttTGTAAATTTGGATTGTTATACCACCACTTGCATTTGTCCTtcaaactctagggtgtgctgtttCTGAAGAAGTCTTGGATTCAGTCACCTATTCCTTTTTCCTGTTACCCGCCTCGTCGTACTCATCTGTGTTTGATTTACCGGACTATGTTCCCTGAAGAGGAATGGGTTTCCTTTTTGACGTCGATCCGGATGATTTTGAtgtcttcaaattcatgaagatACATAACACTAGATAACacttacctttataaaacaaggcacataaattttgaaattcaatttaacgctcaactatctgctcaaggttttcgatgtatgcataaaactcaatcatcgatgtatgcataaaactagagattttagatgattgatatgccgttagggttcataattactcattcaatcaatctggcTTGAGATCTTcagaattatgctttccgaacattttttgtgtctttgcaacataatttttccactagttttgaattcatcattgacgtccgatttttcaataatgcgagggaaaaataactcgctgaattgacgtgttcaggaagagttgtaataagtcaaatTACTTTGAATTACTTTAGATTTGTGCCaaaatcttatatttatagagaaaaataattaaattcaaataaagaagtaattttaaatcaagaagaagaaaaatagattcgaaaaattcgaaGTGGCGAACTCACATGGTGAAACAACATCTTGAAATATTcagattttggtagaaattggtAAGTGGAGATTTTCCCGGTCATCAGTAACCGATCCAAGGTcagatttccaaaatttatgaTGGTCAATCCATTAttagtggttcaaaataaaaaaaatcgcaatatttttttatgtaatatgatATGCGAGGGCTTTTGAATCGTCAATCACGACTCT
The sequence above is drawn from the Neodiprion pinetum isolate iyNeoPine1 chromosome 2, iyNeoPine1.2, whole genome shotgun sequence genome and encodes:
- the LOC138190365 gene encoding uncharacterized protein, whose protein sequence is MAKNHQSPDTSDNVYTAHETDTSEHLCLLPSKSSLHIHGKITKDDGVAVVTVTKLINMAVCHLFEEVRYELNGVEIDRNKNVCITSTMKGYVSLTPGQQYSLENTGWLSGDKEPTDAAGNFDVVLPLNYVLGFAEDYRRAIVNAKHELILTRSNTDLNAVIQSSVTENFKITLNKIKSLLPYIKLADKPKIQLLNYIAKDPAISMSFRSWETYTFYD